The proteins below come from a single Tepidisphaeraceae bacterium genomic window:
- the fabF gene encoding beta-ketoacyl-ACP synthase II: protein MNKRRVVITGMGVVTSLGENVDQMWESLCAGTSGIGSVTRWDLTNFPCRIGGECTKFDITKYGVDVREAKRLDRFGQFGIAASVSAVNDSGIDFSKEDSYRCGVLIGSGIGGIETLQEQSRVLFERGVSRVSPFTVPRLMVNAASGNVSIIYKINGPNTAVATACATGSNAIGDAARFIQTDMADVMIAGGSEAALCELGMASFCAARAMSTRNDEPTKASRPWDKDRDGFVMGEGAGVVILEEYEHAKKRGAKIYAELVGYGMSGDGYHITAPQEEGLGAAKAMKLALADADINPDLIDYINAHGTSTPLGDVAETKAIKSTFGQHAYKMAVSSTKSQLGHLLGASGGVEAVVSAMAVSRNLIPPTINLDEPDAECDLDYVPHKARDMKVTYAMSNSFGFGGHNASLLFKKV from the coding sequence ATGAATAAACGTCGCGTCGTCATTACCGGCATGGGCGTCGTCACCAGCCTTGGTGAGAACGTCGATCAGATGTGGGAGAGCCTCTGCGCAGGCACGAGCGGCATCGGCTCGGTCACGCGGTGGGACCTCACTAACTTTCCCTGCCGCATCGGTGGGGAATGCACGAAGTTCGACATCACCAAGTACGGCGTCGATGTGCGCGAGGCCAAGCGGCTCGACCGCTTCGGGCAGTTCGGCATCGCCGCGAGCGTGTCGGCGGTGAACGACTCGGGGATCGACTTCTCCAAGGAAGATTCCTACCGCTGCGGCGTGCTGATCGGTAGCGGCATCGGGGGGATCGAGACGCTTCAGGAACAGAGCCGCGTGCTTTTCGAGCGCGGCGTGTCGCGCGTGTCACCGTTCACCGTGCCCCGATTGATGGTGAACGCCGCCAGTGGCAACGTCAGCATCATCTACAAGATCAACGGACCGAACACCGCCGTCGCCACCGCATGTGCGACGGGCAGCAATGCGATCGGTGACGCCGCACGGTTCATCCAGACCGACATGGCAGACGTCATGATCGCCGGTGGATCGGAAGCGGCGCTCTGCGAACTGGGCATGGCAAGCTTCTGTGCCGCCCGGGCCATGTCCACCCGCAACGACGAGCCCACCAAGGCCAGCCGGCCATGGGATAAGGACCGCGACGGGTTCGTTATGGGCGAGGGCGCCGGCGTTGTGATTTTGGAAGAGTACGAGCACGCAAAGAAGCGCGGCGCGAAGATTTACGCCGAGCTGGTCGGCTACGGCATGAGCGGTGACGGTTACCACATCACCGCGCCACAGGAAGAGGGCCTTGGCGCCGCCAAGGCGATGAAACTGGCCTTGGCCGACGCGGACATCAACCCCGACCTCATCGATTACATCAACGCCCACGGCACCAGCACGCCGCTGGGCGACGTCGCCGAGACGAAAGCGATCAAGTCGACCTTCGGCCAGCACGCCTACAAGATGGCCGTCAGCAGCACCAAGAGCCAACTGGGCCACCTGCTGGGCGCCAGCGGTGGCGTGGAGGCCGTGGTGTCCGCGATGGCGGTCAGCCGGAACCTGATTCCGCCGACGATCAACCTGGATGAGCCCGACGCCGAGTGCGACTTGGACTACGTCCCGCACAAGGCCCGCGACATGAAGGTCACCTACGCGATGAGCAACAGCTTCGGCTTCGGCGGCCATAACGCGTCGCTGCTGTTCAAGAAGGTGTGA
- the acpP gene encoding acyl carrier protein has translation MEEIETKVIEIVSEQMGVDKSEITRETHFINDLNADSLDTVELVMEFEDEFELSIPDEEAEKIQTVGQAIDYIKAHGSK, from the coding sequence ATGGAAGAGATTGAGACCAAGGTTATCGAGATCGTCAGCGAACAGATGGGTGTGGACAAGAGCGAGATCACTCGCGAGACCCACTTCATCAACGATCTGAACGCCGACTCGCTCGATACGGTCGAACTGGTCATGGAATTCGAAGACGAGTTCGAGCTCTCGATCCCCGACGAGGAAGCCGAGAAGATCCAGACCGTCGGACAGGCCATCGATTACATCAAGGCCCACGGCAGCAAGTAG
- the fabG gene encoding 3-oxoacyl-[acyl-carrier-protein] reductase has product MTEKRVALVTGGSRGIGAAIVKRLAKDGLHVVAMARSLDKLQSIVAEVESTGGSAEAITCDIADGKALAAAVEGVAEKHGRLDVLVNNAGITKDGLLLRMEDEDFDTVINTNLKSAFVSIRAAARTMMRSKSGRIINISSVAGVMGNAGQANYAASKAGLIGLTKTVARELSGKAITANAVAPGFIATDMTDVLNDKIKDGVKQIIPLKRFGEAHEIAAAVAFLASEDAGYITGQVLLVDGGMVMG; this is encoded by the coding sequence ATGACAGAAAAACGCGTAGCACTCGTCACCGGTGGTTCCCGAGGGATCGGCGCCGCGATCGTGAAGCGCCTGGCGAAGGACGGCCTGCACGTCGTCGCCATGGCGCGCAGCCTCGACAAGCTCCAGTCGATCGTCGCCGAGGTCGAGTCGACCGGTGGCAGCGCTGAAGCGATCACCTGCGACATCGCCGACGGCAAGGCGCTGGCCGCTGCCGTCGAGGGCGTGGCCGAGAAGCATGGGCGGCTGGACGTGCTGGTGAACAACGCCGGCATTACGAAGGACGGCCTGCTGCTGCGCATGGAGGACGAGGACTTTGACACGGTCATCAACACGAACCTCAAGAGCGCCTTCGTCAGTATCCGCGCCGCCGCCCGCACGATGATGCGGAGCAAGAGCGGGCGCATCATCAACATCAGCTCGGTCGCGGGCGTGATGGGCAACGCCGGCCAGGCCAACTACGCCGCCAGCAAGGCGGGGCTGATCGGTCTAACAAAGACCGTCGCCCGCGAGCTGAGCGGCAAGGCCATCACCGCCAATGCGGTGGCCCCCGGGTTCATCGCAACGGACATGACCGACGTGCTGAACGACAAGATCAAGGACGGCGTCAAGCAGATCATCCCATTAAAGCGCTTTGGCGAGGCCCACGAGATTGCTGCCGCGGTGGCGTTCCTGGCCAGCGAGGACGCCGGCTACATCACCGGGCAGGTGCTGCTGGTTGATGGTGGCATGGTCATGGGATAG
- the fabD gene encoding ACP S-malonyltransferase, whose translation MPSSTYILCPGQGAQIVGMGRDFFEANKHARETFDVANAVLGFDLSTLCFEGPEDRLNGTDISQPAIYVTSVACHRASLHAGKIDPTQVTAYAGLSLGEYTALHLAGVFTFEDGLKLVAARGRYMQDAAVASPSGMVAIMGADEAAITKLCDENRGSDVLVPANFNAPGQIVVSGSRAACERVLPAAEAAGFKAVALKVAGAFHSPLMQPAADTMKGELARVTFAAPTTPVYSNVTAKLHDAASMKDLLVQQIVSPVRWEQTMVPLASETDARFIELAPGRTLAGLMKRINRRLPIESLATADALVVA comes from the coding sequence ATGCCCTCGTCTACTTACATTCTCTGTCCCGGCCAAGGCGCTCAGATCGTCGGCATGGGCCGTGACTTCTTCGAGGCCAACAAGCACGCGCGCGAGACGTTCGACGTCGCCAACGCGGTGCTGGGTTTTGACCTGTCCACGCTTTGCTTCGAGGGCCCGGAAGATCGCCTGAACGGCACCGACATCAGCCAGCCCGCGATTTACGTCACCAGCGTCGCCTGCCATCGCGCGTCGCTGCACGCCGGCAAGATCGACCCGACACAGGTCACCGCCTACGCCGGCCTGAGCCTTGGCGAGTACACGGCGTTGCACCTGGCGGGCGTCTTCACGTTCGAAGATGGCCTGAAGCTCGTGGCGGCCCGTGGGCGGTACATGCAGGATGCCGCCGTTGCGTCGCCCAGCGGCATGGTCGCGATCATGGGCGCCGATGAGGCGGCCATCACGAAGCTGTGCGACGAGAATCGCGGCAGCGACGTGCTGGTGCCGGCCAACTTCAACGCGCCGGGGCAGATCGTCGTCAGCGGCAGCAGGGCCGCCTGCGAGCGCGTGCTGCCCGCCGCCGAGGCCGCGGGGTTCAAAGCGGTCGCGCTGAAGGTCGCCGGGGCGTTCCACAGCCCGCTCATGCAGCCCGCGGCCGACACGATGAAGGGCGAACTGGCCCGCGTCACGTTCGCTGCGCCCACGACGCCGGTCTACTCGAACGTCACCGCGAAGCTGCACGACGCAGCGAGCATGAAGGACCTGCTCGTGCAGCAGATCGTCTCGCCGGTGCGATGGGAACAGACGATGGTGCCGCTGGCCAGCGAAACGGATGCTCGGTTCATAGAACTGGCGCCCGGCCGAACGCTGGCGGGCCTGATGAAGCGGATCAACCGTCGCCTGCCGATCGAGAGCCTGGCGACCGCGGACGCGCTGGTGGTCGCGTAG
- a CDS encoding beta-ketoacyl-ACP synthase III yields the protein MSTYSAIIAGTGSYVPEKRLTNAELSTMVDTNDEWIVQRTGIRERRIAGKDESTATLATKAATAAIEAAGLKASDIDLIIVGTITPEMAFPSTACFVATALGLNATPAFDVSAACSGFLYILETAASFVQSGRYKNVLVIGAETLSRITDYTDRGSCILFGDGAGAVVVQRSTDKDRGVIYSSLHADGSGWEMLHCKPGSRFPLEEALLSERGQYLKIKGREVYKFAVQRFEELIVDALKKCELTPETLKLIVPHQVNQRIIDSAMEKLNLPPEKAYVNIAKYGNTSAASIPIALDEAVRAGKLEKGDPVVFVAFGAGLTWANAVVKM from the coding sequence ATGTCCACTTATTCAGCCATCATCGCCGGCACCGGAAGTTACGTGCCGGAGAAGCGCCTGACGAACGCCGAGCTGTCGACGATGGTCGACACGAACGACGAGTGGATCGTCCAGCGCACCGGCATTCGCGAGCGCCGCATTGCCGGTAAAGACGAGAGCACCGCGACGCTGGCCACCAAGGCCGCCACCGCCGCCATCGAGGCGGCCGGGCTGAAGGCGTCGGACATCGATTTGATCATCGTCGGCACGATCACGCCGGAGATGGCGTTCCCGTCGACCGCCTGCTTCGTCGCCACCGCGCTGGGCCTGAACGCCACGCCGGCCTTTGACGTCTCGGCCGCATGCAGCGGCTTCCTGTACATCCTGGAGACGGCCGCCAGCTTCGTGCAATCTGGGCGGTACAAGAACGTGCTGGTGATCGGCGCCGAGACGCTGTCGCGCATCACCGACTACACCGATCGCGGCAGCTGCATTTTGTTCGGTGACGGCGCCGGCGCGGTCGTGGTGCAACGCAGCACCGACAAGGATCGCGGCGTCATCTACTCCAGCCTGCACGCCGACGGCAGTGGCTGGGAAATGCTGCACTGCAAGCCGGGCAGCCGCTTCCCGCTCGAAGAGGCGTTGCTGAGCGAGCGCGGCCAGTACCTGAAGATCAAGGGTCGCGAGGTCTACAAGTTCGCCGTCCAGCGCTTTGAGGAACTCATCGTCGACGCGCTGAAGAAGTGCGAGTTGACGCCCGAGACGCTCAAGCTGATCGTGCCGCACCAGGTCAACCAGCGCATTATCGACAGCGCGATGGAAAAGCTGAACCTGCCGCCCGAGAAGGCCTACGTGAACATCGCCAAGTACGGCAACACGTCGGCCGCCAGCATCCCGATCGCGCTGGACGAGGCCGTGCGGGCCGGCAAGCTCGAGAAGGGCGACCCGGTCGTCTTCGTCGCCTTCGGCGCCGGACTGACCTGGGCCAACGCGGTCGTGAAGATGTAG
- the plsX gene encoding phosphate acyltransferase PlsX — MRAAVDVMGGDKAPAAILKGCWDAVPLLESGDEILLVGDERVIQDGLAASPLSADQKKHFRIVATTQVVEMDDSPVEAIRNKPDSSIAVMCKLAAKGEADAVISAGNTGACVAAAQLRMRTLKGVSRPGIAVILPTFHGPVFVCDVGANPEPKPMHFEQYALMTAAYATAVAGIENPRVGLLSIGEEDAKGNAMVKEARKLMRDEPLINFVGNVEGKDVFKGVVDVVICDGFVGNILLKFTEGISEGLFQTILAELAEFAPDLLEQFKPTMKKIYAKHDWQEYGGAPLLGVGGYCLICHGRSDARAIMNAIRVAKQLVASGVNEKIVEKIEKSVPVVEQ; from the coding sequence GTGCGAGCTGCGGTTGACGTAATGGGCGGCGACAAAGCGCCTGCCGCCATTCTTAAGGGCTGCTGGGACGCCGTTCCGCTGCTCGAATCGGGTGATGAGATCCTGCTGGTGGGTGACGAGCGCGTCATCCAGGACGGCCTGGCTGCCAGTCCGTTGTCAGCCGATCAGAAGAAGCATTTCCGCATCGTCGCGACCACGCAGGTGGTCGAGATGGACGACTCGCCGGTCGAGGCGATTCGCAACAAGCCCGACAGCAGCATCGCCGTGATGTGCAAGCTCGCGGCCAAGGGCGAGGCCGACGCGGTGATCAGCGCCGGCAACACCGGCGCCTGCGTCGCCGCCGCCCAGTTGCGCATGCGCACGCTGAAGGGCGTCAGCCGCCCCGGCATCGCCGTCATCCTGCCGACCTTCCACGGCCCCGTCTTCGTCTGCGACGTCGGCGCCAATCCCGAACCCAAGCCGATGCACTTCGAGCAGTACGCCCTCATGACGGCCGCTTATGCGACCGCGGTGGCGGGCATCGAGAACCCGCGCGTCGGGCTGCTGTCGATCGGCGAGGAGGACGCCAAGGGCAACGCCATGGTGAAGGAGGCTCGCAAGCTGATGCGCGACGAGCCGCTCATCAACTTCGTGGGCAACGTCGAGGGCAAGGACGTCTTCAAGGGCGTGGTCGACGTGGTCATCTGCGACGGCTTCGTCGGTAACATCCTGCTGAAGTTCACCGAGGGCATCAGCGAAGGGTTGTTCCAGACGATTTTGGCCGAACTGGCCGAGTTCGCGCCTGACCTGCTCGAGCAGTTCAAGCCTACGATGAAGAAGATCTACGCCAAGCACGACTGGCAGGAGTACGGCGGCGCGCCACTGCTGGGCGTCGGTGGCTACTGCCTGATCTGCCACGGCCGCTCCGACGCCCGCGCGATCATGAACGCGATCCGCGTCGCCAAGCAGCTGGTCGCCAGCGGCGTGAACGAGAAGATCGTCGAGAAGATCGAGAAGAGCGTGCCGGTCGTAGAGCAGTAA
- the rpmF gene encoding 50S ribosomal protein L32, whose amino-acid sequence MLPVQKHSKSRKRKRRSHLALKPIHYVRCPQCGNSKLPHASCDQCGYVNPKLALPVEQDGGNA is encoded by the coding sequence ATGCTTCCCGTTCAGAAACATTCCAAGAGTCGTAAGCGTAAGCGCCGTTCGCACTTGGCGCTCAAGCCGATCCACTACGTGCGCTGCCCGCAGTGCGGCAACTCGAAGTTGCCGCACGCGTCGTGCGACCAATGTGGTTACGTGAATCCGAAGCTCGCCCTGCCGGTTGAGCAAGACGGCGGGAACGCCTAG